From Mesorhizobium sp. Pch-S:
ACCGTGGCGGAACCGTTTCTGTCTGAAATCCGGATCATGTCATTCGTGTTCGCGCCGAGAGGTTGGGCGCTTTGCGACGGCCAATTATTGTCAATCAATCAAAACCAGGGCCTTTTCTCGCTGCTTGGGACGACATTCGGCGGTGACGGCAGAGTGAACTTTGCGCTGCCCGACTATCGCGGCAGGGCACCTATCCATGTCGGCACAGGGCATACCCTTGGCGATCGAGGCGGCGAGCAGGCGCACACATTGTCGATATCGGAAATACCCCAGCATTTTCATGTGCTGTATGCGTCGAATCAAACGGGCAATACGAACAATCCGAATTTCGCGGGCACAGGTAATGTTCTCGCTCAAGATCCCGGGAACGTCTATTCTACGGGGTTTTCTCCCAGCGCCACTTCGCTCAACGCGGGATCCGTCGCCAATGTCGGCGGCAGCCAGGCGCATCTGAACATGCAGCCATTCCTGACCCTGTCTTTCTGCATCGCGCTTCAGGGCATCTTTCCTTCGCCGACCTAGGAGATATCCATGGCACAGCCTTATGTTGGCGAAATCCGTATGTTCGGCGGCAATTTTGCACCCGCAGGGTGGATGTTCTGCGAAGGGCAGCTCCTGCCCATCTCGGAGAACGAGACACTCTTCAATCTGATTGGCACGACCTATGGCGGTGATGGCCAGTCAACCTTCGCGCTGCCGGATATGCGCGGCCGCATTCCCATCCACCAAGGCAACAGTTTCGTCCTTGCGGAGAACGGAGGAGCGGAAGAGATCACGTTGACGACCAACCAGATACCGGCTCATAGCCATCCGCTTCTCGGTTCGACCGGCAACGGCTCGCAGGCAAATCCGCAAAACAATGTGCTGGCGAGTTCGACACTTGTGAAGCCGTATGCGGACGAAAGCGCGACCGCAAGTTTGGCACCTACATCGATCGGCGCGGTTGGTGGAAGTCGTGCGCATAGCAACTTCCAGCCGTACCTCTGCATCAATTTCATCATATCGCTGTTCGGGATATTCCCGTCGCCGTCTTGAGAGGACGATATGGCCGACCCTTTCGTCGCAGAAATCCGCATTTTCCCCTTCAACTTCGCTCCCAGAGGCTGGGCGTGGTGTGATGGCCAATTGCTGCCATTGTCGCAGAATACGGCACTCTTCTCGCTGCTCGGCACGACCTATGGAGGCAACGGCAAATCGAACTTCGCGTTGCCGGATCTGCAAACACGTGCACCGATGCATCCGGGTCAGGGACCAGGTCTTTCGCTGCACGATCTTGGCGAAACCGGTGGCTCAGAAACGGTCACCTTGCTGGAAAGCGAGCTCCCCAATCACTCCCATCCATTTCGAGGAACCGTCGAAGACGGAACGCAGGGAACCCTGGCACAAAATATAACCCTCGCTACATCCGTTAGCGGTACTTTGTACCAAACCGGGACGGCGAGCGCCTCTCTGGTACCCATGTCCCCTCAGGCCCTCGCTCCCGCCGGTGGCGATGCCGCGCACAACAACATGCAGCCCTATCTCACCTGCTATTTCTGCATCGCGCTGCAAGGCGTTTTCCCGCCGCGAGGCTGATCCGAACCGACGCCCGGGAGGGGTATCATGGCCAATACCGAAGCTGCAGCCGTGCCGTCCGCCGAGGCACCCGGTGCCGGACAGCCGCCTTTCTTCGAACTGTCGCGATTGATGGTCGTCGCCGTCGACACCTCGACGTCGTTCCTGTCTTACAAGGCGCAGACCAAGCCGAACGGCCCCTGGGAAGCAAACTGGACGCCGATCGACAAGAAGTACATCTACACGCTCGCCACCAGCGGACTGACCAAGGATGGGCGCGTCGCCGTCGCCGGCCAGATCCAGGGCGGCGGTATTGCCTACATCGATGAATCCACCGACCAGTCCGGCGGCATCGAGCGCTGGAATGCGCCGGTGCTGCTCGGCTCGCCCGGCGGCAACACCAATGTCGTCAGCCTGTCGATGGCACGCGATGTCGATGGCCGAGTCGAGATCTTCGCGGTGGCCGCCAGCACCGGCACGATCTGGTGGATCTACCAGAACCCGGACCAGATCGTCGAAAAGGACGTGACGATCACCCCTCCCGGCACCACCACGCCGATCACGGTGAAGGTGCAGGAACGCGTGCCGCCGGCGACGCCCTGGAGCGGCTGGCAGCAGATCCCCGGTGGCCTGATCAGCATCAAGGCCTGCCGCCAGGGCGATGGCCGCATCGCGCTGTTCGGCATCAATTCGAACAACAACCTCTATCGCTGCGTGCAGGCCAATGCCACCACCCTGAAGGTCGGCGACTGGTCGCAATGGGTACAGATGGACGACGCCCTCACCGGCAAGATCCTGTACATGGCACCCGTCGTCGGCCCCATGGGCGCGCTGCATCTGTTCGCGATCAACACCAACAAGCAGGTGATCCACACGCTGCAGCGACCTGCCGCCACCGACACCTGGACGCCGTGGCTGCGCAACGGCTTTTCGCGTACGGGCTTCAACATGGTTGCGCCCGGCCTGGACGGCAACGGCCATCTGATGCTGGTCGCGGCCGACGCGACGAATGTGATTTCGGCCAACACGCAGACCAATCCGGCTGCGCTTGCCTGGACCGGCTGGCAGGACATCGCCAATTCGTCCTGGCCGGTGCAGCTCGCGCTCGACTACAACGCCGACGGGCGGCTCGCCCTGTTCTCGCATTGGCTCCTGCCGCCGGGTTCCGGTATCGGCGGTCTGTGGACGATCTCCCAGGCGGCGATCGACAGCACCGAATGGGAGTTGGAGTGGACACAACTCGCGGCAAGCAGCATCCAGCAATATTCGGTGGTGCGCGATCTGACGCCGCCGGCCAGCTGAACGCGATGATGCAAGCGCAACCGTCGCCGGCCATATGGCCCAATACCAGATCGGCCAGCCTGTCGTTTCGTCCCATCGGCGACAGCGACATTCCATTCCTGTCGGCGCTCTACGCTTCGACGCGCATGGAAGAGCTGGCGCAAACCGGTTGGCCGGAAACGGCGAAACGCGACTTCCTCAACCAGCAGTTTCTCGCCCAGCACCAGCACTATATGCGCCACTATCCGGGGGCGCAGTGGCTGATCGTCGAGTGCGATGCCGCCGCCGCAGGACGGCTCTACTTTGTCCACTGGCCCCAGGAAATCCGCATCATCGACATCGCGCTGATGCCCGAAGCGCGCGGCAAGGGCTTCGGCACAGCGCTTCTGGAAGACATCATCGAGGACGCAATCTCAGCCGGCAAAGCTGTCTCGATCCACGTCGAGCGCATGAACCCGGCGCTGTCGCTCTACAGGCGGCTGGGATTCCAGGAGATCGAGGACAAGGGCGTCTATCTGCTGATGGAGCATCCGGGCGGCCAGGCCGACCCCACCCACACCATCATCTAGATCCGGCATCTTGTCCGCCGGTTTTTCCTCGCGGCGAAACCACGACCAGATCAGGTGAAGACGGCTTCGTAACGCATGCCGTCGTTCTGGCGCGCGATCGGCACGATGAAGATATCCAGCCTGCCGAGCCTGGGATGAACCAGCGGATAGGTGGCCTGTTGCAAGGGTTCGGTTGGCGGGCCGCGGAAGGTCAGCGCGAAAGCGCCGCCGCTGCGCAGGGCCGTTCCAAGAAGCCGCACCTCGAGCAATTGCAATGCAAGCGGCACAGAGGCTTCCGCCACGTCAAAATCCGTACCGATATGCGGCTCGA
This genomic window contains:
- a CDS encoding tail fiber protein, encoding MAQPYVGEIRMFGGNFAPAGWMFCEGQLLPISENETLFNLIGTTYGGDGQSTFALPDMRGRIPIHQGNSFVLAENGGAEEITLTTNQIPAHSHPLLGSTGNGSQANPQNNVLASSTLVKPYADESATASLAPTSIGAVGGSRAHSNFQPYLCINFIISLFGIFPSPS
- a CDS encoding GNAT family N-acetyltransferase, translated to MMQAQPSPAIWPNTRSASLSFRPIGDSDIPFLSALYASTRMEELAQTGWPETAKRDFLNQQFLAQHQHYMRHYPGAQWLIVECDAAAAGRLYFVHWPQEIRIIDIALMPEARGKGFGTALLEDIIEDAISAGKAVSIHVERMNPALSLYRRLGFQEIEDKGVYLLMEHPGGQADPTHTII
- a CDS encoding tail fiber protein, giving the protein MAEPFLSEIRIMSFVFAPRGWALCDGQLLSINQNQGLFSLLGTTFGGDGRVNFALPDYRGRAPIHVGTGHTLGDRGGEQAHTLSISEIPQHFHVLYASNQTGNTNNPNFAGTGNVLAQDPGNVYSTGFSPSATSLNAGSVANVGGSQAHLNMQPFLTLSFCIALQGIFPSPT
- a CDS encoding tail fiber protein, yielding MADPFVAEIRIFPFNFAPRGWAWCDGQLLPLSQNTALFSLLGTTYGGNGKSNFALPDLQTRAPMHPGQGPGLSLHDLGETGGSETVTLLESELPNHSHPFRGTVEDGTQGTLAQNITLATSVSGTLYQTGTASASLVPMSPQALAPAGGDAAHNNMQPYLTCYFCIALQGVFPPRG